One window from the genome of Antechinus flavipes isolate AdamAnt ecotype Samford, QLD, Australia chromosome X, AdamAnt_v2, whole genome shotgun sequence encodes:
- the LOC127542817 gene encoding chromatin target of PRMT1 protein-like, which yields MTSSVIFPKAILKSTTKMSLNERFTEMLTTKQPVLVTVQTTAESQREQEHDPEVGQEQEQRDQVPQNAGSTSQSFLAPVTRNRKLAQLMENRPSVQEALTLKVDSLTLKADTLTLKANTVKQRLGKSNIHARLGWPIGSLAKRAIGGWEGSSCEAREQKRVRGDSRPPMLRNQSEELQGKRSSSPQISVRRDFRRGGGWEGSTSYGGNRGCGSYSVRGGRRRRRKYSSSKHLPTKEQLDNQLDDYMAKSREQLDAELDAYMAHPHPFSRR from the coding sequence ATGACCTCTTCAGTTATTTTTCCCAAGGCCATACTGAAGAGCACCACTAAGATGTCTCTGAATGAGCGCTTCACGGAGATGCTGACCACTAAGCAACCTGTGCTGGTGACGGTCCAGACAACCGCGGAATCGCAGCGGGAGCAGGAGCACGACCCCGAGGTTgggcaggagcaggagcagcGGGACCAAGTGCCGCAGAATGCCGGATCCACTTCCCAGTCCTTCCTGGCCCCGGTCACAAGGAATCGAAAACTGGCCCAACTGATGGAGAACAGGCCCTCCGTCCAGGAAGCCTTGACTCTCAAGGTAGACTCCTTGACTCTCAAAGCCGACACCTTGACTCTTAAGGCCAACACCGTGAAGCAACGACTGGGTAAGAGCAACATTCATGCACGGTTGGGTTGGCCCATTGGCTCGCTGGCCAAAAGAGCAATCGGGGGGTGGGAAGGCTCATCCTGTGAGGCCCGAGAGCAAAAACGGGTAAGAGGGGACTCCAGACCCCCGATGCTCAGAAACCAAAGTGAAGAGCTCCAAGGAAAGCGGTCCTCATCTCCCCAGATTAGTGTGAGAAGAGATTTCCGTAGAGGCGGTGGGTGGGAAGGATCCACCAGCTATGGAGGCAACAGGGGTTGTGGTAGCTACTCGGTGCGTGGTGGGCGTCGCCGCCGCCGCAAGTATTCTTCTTCCAAGCATCTGCCGACCAAAGAGCAGCTGGATAACCAACTAGATGACTACATGGCCAAAAGCCGTGAGCAGCTGGATGCCGAATTGGATGCGTACATGGCCCATCCACATCCATTTTCTCGCCGTTAA